CCGGTTCACGACGCTGGCGAACTGAGAGTCGGCGGAACTCGGCGGCGTACTGCCGGGATGTCCGCGCTCGGGCGGGCTACCGGCGTTTAATGGAACGTTTACGTTCGGGGGTTTTTGTCGCTCGCCGTCGTACCCGTCGCGTGAGAACCCACACGGGGGACCGGGGAACACGATGAACGTCATCGAAGGGGCACGAATCAGTTGGCGCAACATCCGCGAACACAAACTCCGCTCGACGCTGACGACGCTCGGGGTCATCATCGGAGTCGCGGCGGTCATCACGTTCGTCACGCTGGGGGCGAGCCTTCAGCAGGACATCATCAGCACCGTGGCGGGCGGCAACGCCGCCACGATGTACGTCACGTCCCAGTCGCCGGGCGACAGCAGGGTGCCGTCGCTCGGGGGCGGCGGCGGGTCGGTCGTCTTCACGCAGTACGACGTAGAGCAGATACGACGACTCGAAGGCGTCCAACTCGCCGCTCCCGAGAGTGGCATCGCCGCCTCGTCGATGACCTACAACAACTCGTCGGTGGGCAGACAGTGGATTACGGTGTCCTCGCCCGGCTACTTCCGAGTCCGAAACATCTCGTTCGTCGCCGGGCGGCCGTATCAGGTGGGCGAACGCGAGGTGGTCTTGAACCAACCCGCGGCGCAGATGTTCGGCGAGAACGTCACCGTCGGCGAGAACGTCACGTTCACGCGCGCGGCCAACGGCGAGACGCTGAACGCGACGGTGGTCGGTATCGTGGAACCGAAAGGCGGCGGCGACGTTCTCGGGTTCAGTCAGGGCGGCGCGCAACCGCGGGTCTACGCGCCGACCGAACCGTACTACCAGCGGACGGTGGTGAGTCCGAACCTCCGCGCCCGCCAGTCGGTCTACGGCCGCGTCCTCGTGAAGGCCGAGACGCCGGGACAGGTGGATGCGGTGCAGGGCCGAGTGTACAACTACCTCGGCGAGCGTTCTGACGCCCGTCAACTCAAGTCCCAGTCCTACCAGTTCGAGGTGACGACCCAAGACCAAATCATCGGGCAGGTCAAGCAGTTGACCAGCACGTTCACCGCCTACATCACGGGCATCGCGGTCATCTCGCTCATCGTCGGGTCCATCGGCATCGCCAACATCATGCTGGTGAGCGTGACCGAGCGGACCCGCGAAATCGGCATCATGAAGGCCGTCGGCGCGCAGAACCGCGACGTGCTTCAGTTGTTCCTCGTGGAGGCGGTGATGCTCGGCGTCCTCGGGTCGGCGCTCGGGGCGGTCGTCGGAGTCGCTGGCGGGTACGCCGGAGCGCAGGCCATCGGCCTGCCGCTGGCGTTCCAACCGATTTGGTTCGTGGCGTCGGTCCTCGTCGGCGTGGTGGTGGGCGTCCTCGCGGGACTCTACCCGGCGTGGGACGCCGCCCACACCGACCCCATCGACGCGCTCCGGTACGAGTGAAGCGCGAACGACGCGCCGCGTCGTTCGCGCCGAGCGAGGACGACCCGACGCCACGCGCGAGCGTCGGCGAAGCGCGTGGCGGCCGGACCGCTCCAGTGGACGTGAACCGTTGTCGTGCCTGAAGATGTGTTTAGAATGCTGAAACAAATATATGGGCGTTTTAAAGAATCAAATGTATTGCCCGACCGGGCGTCGTCGTCCGCGAGCGGACGCGCTGGCCGCGCCTCGCGCGCGAGGCGCGGCCGAAAGACGTATCAGTCGTTTCTGAACCGTTTTCGCCGAAATTCGGTCTTAAACGAGAGCTTCCGCGAAGTAACGACGCCGAGTCCGAACGGAACGGAGGTGACGCCGCGAATAGCCACTGGATAACAAAGGACCCCCGACGCGAAGGGACGACGAGACCGAGCGCGCTCGTTTCGAGCGCAGGGAACCTCTATGACGGAACAGAACCTCGCACAGAACTCGACGGTACACGAGCAGGGTTACAAACGGGAGTTCCTCTGGCTCGCGCCCGCACTCCTCGCGTCAGTCCTCATCTTCTACTTCTACCTGCGCTCGCACCCCTACCCCTCGTTCGGGGCGGGTCTCTACCTCCTCATCGCCGAGCGCATCTCCGAGGCGGGTTACGCCCTCCCGAAGACGATTCCCCACTACACGGAAGGTGGCGTGCCGTTCTCGTACCCGCCGCTGATGTTCTACGCCGTGGCGGTGATTCGGGACCTGACGGGACTCGACCCCATCGCTGTCTCCCGGTTCCTGCCGGGCGTCGTGACTATCCTCTACCTCGTGCCCCTCTACCTGCTGGCGCGGGACCTGCTGGACTCGCGGCCCCAAGCCGCACTGACCAGCCTCGTCGTCGCGGTGAGTCCGCCCATCATCCAGTGGCACGTCTCGGCGGGCGGCATCGTCCGAGCGCCCGCGTTTCTGTTCGCGCTGTCGGGCATCTACGCCGGACTCCGCCTCTACCGGGACCGCGACCAGCGGTGGGTCGTCCCGTCGCTGGCGCTGTTCACGCTGACGGTCCTCACCCACCCCGTCTACACCGTCTTCTTCGCGCTGTCGTACTTCCTGCTGTTCCTCGAATTCGACCGGACGCTCTGGGGACTCACCCGCGGTGCAGTCGTCGGGTTCGGCGGCATCCTGCTGGCCGCGCCGTGGTGGACGCAGGTGATGGCGATGCACGGCGTGGACGTGTTCACCGCCGCCGCGGGCACCCACGGCGGTATCGGCGGGGGCATCCCCTCGGTGTCGGCGCTCCTCCACGTCAAGCTACGG
Above is a genomic segment from Halorussus caseinilyticus containing:
- a CDS encoding ArnT family glycosyltransferase — encoded protein: MTEQNLAQNSTVHEQGYKREFLWLAPALLASVLIFYFYLRSHPYPSFGAGLYLLIAERISEAGYALPKTIPHYTEGGVPFSYPPLMFYAVAVIRDLTGLDPIAVSRFLPGVVTILYLVPLYLLARDLLDSRPQAALTSLVVAVSPPIIQWHVSAGGIVRAPAFLFALSGIYAGLRLYRDRDQRWVVPSLALFTLTVLTHPVYTVFFALSYFLLFLEFDRTLWGLTRGAVVGFGGILLAAPWWTQVMAMHGVDVFTAAAGTHGGIGGGIPSVSALLHVKLRSLFVGTVWSLVPVLGTAYLLKERRFFLPVWFVAVTVAIGKARFSMLVGAFIIAVFLLEAVGAWLKRESPFGVGRREIVTASLVVIATVGLASGAMYATSDVDAHAGSPSLPQFITHDDVQAMEWAEKNTKPSATFVVQGDAAEWFPQQTHRTMLVGPWGVEWKGHQPYNRQLNLFRDISSCNSAHCMSQTLSKAGVNPNYVYLPKGKFTVRGMQYQRTSQLAMSMHLSPKYRTVYENDGVIVFEVMGGKGPGE
- a CDS encoding ABC transporter permease, with product MNVIEGARISWRNIREHKLRSTLTTLGVIIGVAAVITFVTLGASLQQDIISTVAGGNAATMYVTSQSPGDSRVPSLGGGGGSVVFTQYDVEQIRRLEGVQLAAPESGIAASSMTYNNSSVGRQWITVSSPGYFRVRNISFVAGRPYQVGEREVVLNQPAAQMFGENVTVGENVTFTRAANGETLNATVVGIVEPKGGGDVLGFSQGGAQPRVYAPTEPYYQRTVVSPNLRARQSVYGRVLVKAETPGQVDAVQGRVYNYLGERSDARQLKSQSYQFEVTTQDQIIGQVKQLTSTFTAYITGIAVISLIVGSIGIANIMLVSVTERTREIGIMKAVGAQNRDVLQLFLVEAVMLGVLGSALGAVVGVAGGYAGAQAIGLPLAFQPIWFVASVLVGVVVGVLAGLYPAWDAAHTDPIDALRYE